From Paenibacillus polymyxa, the proteins below share one genomic window:
- the ruvC gene encoding crossover junction endodeoxyribonuclease RuvC — translation MRFLGIDPGIAIVGFGFVDKVGSKVVPVQYGCIQTEAHTPEEDRLLHVYEGMLQLIDKYKPDAVALEKLFFNRNVTTAMSVSQARGVLVLAAKQRNLPIGEYTPMQVKQAIVGYGKAEKKQVQEMVRMFLKLQAVPKPDDVADALAVAICHAHSYGLNSKLNEVLRK, via the coding sequence TTGCGTTTTCTAGGAATTGATCCGGGTATTGCCATTGTGGGCTTCGGATTTGTAGACAAGGTTGGTAGTAAGGTGGTTCCTGTGCAGTATGGCTGCATCCAGACGGAGGCACACACCCCCGAAGAAGACAGGCTGCTTCATGTATATGAAGGCATGTTGCAATTAATTGATAAGTATAAGCCGGATGCGGTAGCATTGGAGAAGCTCTTTTTTAATCGCAACGTTACAACGGCTATGTCCGTAAGTCAGGCACGTGGAGTGCTGGTATTAGCTGCCAAACAACGTAATTTGCCTATAGGGGAATACACGCCGATGCAGGTAAAGCAGGCTATTGTAGGGTATGGCAAGGCGGAGAAGAAGCAGGTACAGGAGATGGTTAGAATGTTTCTAAAGCTCCAAGCTGTGCCCAAACCGGATGATGTAGCGGATGCTTTGGCAGTGGCTATTTGTCATGCGCATTCCTATGGACTAAATTCAAAATTAAATGAGGTATTACGAAAATGA
- a CDS encoding ribosomal-processing cysteine protease Prp, producing MIIVRIIRLEDGSIQGFSVKGHANFAKSGEDIVCAGVSAVTVGTVNSIVALTDVEMETEMENGFLSAYLSPESYHDANAQVQLLLESMVIMLTSIAESYGKYIQIENKQRRR from the coding sequence TTGATTATCGTGCGTATTATACGACTGGAGGATGGCAGCATACAGGGGTTTTCTGTTAAAGGTCATGCGAATTTTGCTAAATCTGGCGAAGATATCGTGTGTGCTGGTGTTTCGGCGGTAACCGTAGGAACTGTCAATTCGATTGTAGCTCTTACGGACGTTGAAATGGAAACGGAAATGGAAAACGGCTTTTTAAGCGCGTATCTATCTCCTGAAAGTTATCATGATGCGAACGCACAGGTTCAACTGTTGTTGGAATCCATGGTGATTATGCTGACAAGCATTGCTGAATCATACGGTAAGTATATTCAAATAGAAAATAAACAAAGAAGGAGGTAG
- the pheA gene encoding prephenate dehydratase, with protein sequence MKRIALLPEGTVSHEAIKYLLGDTPCELLFYKHIADVFQAIDKGQADYSVIPIENTIDGSVSLHMDWLVHEVDIPMQAEWVYPSIQNLIGHRSEFLGDQDELDLSKVVKIMSHPVALPQCKEFIQAFAPQAELESAGSTAEAVEIVKHNPGKGWTALGTKLAAAKHGLDILASKVTDHDNNFTRFVLIGHEPVRFPRTPEGQRTSILVTPPQDFPGALHQVLSAFAWRRLNLSRIESRPTKKQLGNYYFYIEVLESLHSVLLPAAFAEIEALGCHVRILGSYPSYKYVEAAIEPILKEH encoded by the coding sequence ATGAAACGAATTGCACTTCTTCCTGAGGGGACTGTTTCTCATGAAGCGATTAAATATTTGTTAGGAGATACACCCTGTGAACTTCTATTTTACAAACATATAGCAGACGTATTTCAGGCAATAGACAAGGGACAGGCAGACTATAGTGTAATTCCTATTGAAAATACGATTGACGGCTCTGTGAGTTTGCATATGGACTGGCTTGTACATGAGGTAGACATTCCAATGCAGGCGGAATGGGTATATCCTTCGATTCAAAATCTTATTGGACATCGTAGTGAATTTCTTGGGGATCAGGACGAGCTGGATTTGAGCAAAGTGGTCAAAATTATGTCCCATCCTGTAGCGCTTCCCCAATGTAAAGAATTCATACAAGCTTTCGCTCCTCAAGCTGAGCTGGAGAGTGCAGGAAGTACGGCCGAAGCCGTCGAAATTGTTAAACATAACCCAGGTAAAGGTTGGACCGCTCTCGGAACCAAGCTTGCGGCTGCCAAACACGGATTGGACATTTTGGCCAGCAAGGTGACGGATCACGATAACAATTTTACCCGCTTTGTCTTGATTGGACATGAACCTGTAAGGTTCCCGCGTACGCCAGAAGGCCAGCGAACCAGTATTTTGGTCACGCCGCCACAGGATTTCCCGGGAGCGCTGCATCAGGTTTTATCTGCATTTGCATGGCGCAGGTTAAACCTGTCTCGTATTGAATCGCGTCCGACCAAAAAGCAATTGGGGAATTATTATTTTTACATTGAAGTTCTGGAATCTCTGCATTCCGTTTTGCTTCCGGCAGCCTTTGCAGAGATCGAGGCTTTGGGGTGCCATGTACGCATTCTTGGCTCTTATCCAAGCTACAAGTATGTTGAAGCAGCGATCGAACCTATTTTGAAGGAACATTAA
- the rplU gene encoding 50S ribosomal protein L21 codes for MYAIIETGGKQYKVQEGDVLFIEKLEANDGETVTFDRVLAVSGDNGLTAGTPLLSGASVTAKVEKHGQGQKVIVYKYKPKKNYHVKQGHRQPYTKVTIEKIQA; via the coding sequence AAACAGGTGGTAAGCAATACAAAGTTCAAGAGGGCGACGTATTGTTCATCGAGAAGTTGGAAGCTAATGATGGTGAAACTGTAACGTTCGATCGTGTTCTGGCAGTGTCCGGCGACAATGGCTTGACAGCAGGTACACCGCTTCTTTCTGGAGCTTCTGTAACGGCTAAAGTTGAGAAGCATGGTCAAGGTCAAAAGGTCATCGTATACAAATACAAACCTAAAAAGAACTACCATGTGAAGCAAGGTCATCGTCAACCGTACACGAAAGTGACGATTGAAAAAATCCAAGCGTAA
- a CDS encoding LysM peptidoglycan-binding domain-containing protein has product MKIHIVKKGDTLYLLAQKYNVTLEKVIAANPQLADPNQLSIGEKIKIPTDPVTMETQPSTVYQHKVKQGDTLWKLSKAWNVPLKIIIDANSQLKNPNALLVGETVNIPHYKENASDLSMNKKNTAVKEEMTQPKTESPTKEELTQPKAELTQPKPENMPSPKEEMTQPKETVNPPKLPELKLPEAPMAPVNMAPVNMAPVNMAPVNPAPPQLQPIITQPAPPQQMQPIVTQPAPPQQMQPIVTQPAPPQQMQPIVTQPIAPKPQLPINIEKQPVTEKFCGCTSSKPMENSSWPLQQPTFDYSPPINAMPNSVYPGIGSPQNWGNAPVNTSFAEHASPTVVADQGYHHDCEHPWCWGPVQTAAPIHAHPTPYPAYSDCCCTPGYYPSHEASENTSYPVYPPFIHQGGPQQQPESAVQGSQWGNAWGGPQYSMPASGYVSDFSQPMAQHAANHPYHPFAHGNAPMYPLEGYTTPYMFMPDCGCREGNIESAPASPGTQEVGNNLTIPSQNEGASSKKDDSASKGKSKDNSSSTSKEETSKAKVSSEHATVKKHKSRKSTGGRSRSSSYSARARQNPWIND; this is encoded by the coding sequence GTGAAAATACACATCGTCAAAAAAGGTGACACTCTATACTTACTGGCACAGAAGTATAATGTGACACTAGAGAAAGTTATTGCCGCCAATCCCCAATTGGCAGACCCTAATCAGTTGAGCATCGGTGAGAAAATCAAAATTCCGACAGATCCTGTTACGATGGAAACACAGCCGTCAACGGTCTATCAACACAAGGTTAAGCAAGGTGATACGTTATGGAAGTTGTCCAAGGCGTGGAATGTACCGCTTAAGATAATTATTGATGCCAATTCCCAACTTAAAAACCCGAACGCACTTCTGGTTGGAGAAACAGTTAATATTCCACACTACAAAGAAAACGCATCTGATCTTTCTATGAATAAAAAAAATACCGCAGTGAAAGAAGAGATGACACAGCCTAAAACCGAATCCCCGACCAAGGAAGAACTTACCCAGCCCAAGGCGGAATTAACACAGCCTAAACCGGAGAATATGCCCAGCCCTAAAGAAGAAATGACACAGCCGAAAGAAACAGTGAATCCTCCTAAGCTTCCTGAATTAAAACTGCCTGAAGCTCCTATGGCGCCCGTCAATATGGCACCCGTGAACATGGCACCTGTCAATATGGCGCCCGTAAATCCTGCTCCACCTCAATTGCAGCCCATAATTACTCAACCTGCCCCACCTCAACAAATGCAACCTATAGTCACTCAACCTGCCCCACCTCAACAAATGCAACCTATAGTCACTCAACCTGCTCCACCTCAACAAATGCAACCTATAGTCACTCAACCGATTGCACCTAAACCGCAGCTTCCAATTAATATCGAAAAGCAACCTGTAACTGAAAAGTTTTGTGGCTGCACAAGCTCGAAGCCGATGGAAAATTCCTCATGGCCATTACAGCAACCGACATTTGATTACAGTCCGCCAATAAATGCAATGCCGAACTCGGTGTATCCGGGGATTGGGTCTCCTCAGAATTGGGGGAATGCTCCTGTAAATACTTCCTTTGCAGAACATGCCTCTCCTACTGTAGTTGCAGATCAGGGCTATCATCATGACTGTGAGCATCCATGGTGCTGGGGACCTGTGCAGACAGCAGCACCCATACATGCTCATCCCACACCTTATCCTGCCTATTCAGATTGCTGCTGCACCCCTGGATATTATCCGAGTCATGAAGCGTCTGAAAATACATCCTATCCTGTCTATCCTCCATTTATCCACCAAGGGGGTCCGCAGCAGCAACCAGAGAGTGCAGTCCAGGGTAGCCAGTGGGGCAACGCATGGGGAGGACCACAATATAGTATGCCTGCAAGTGGATACGTGTCCGACTTTAGCCAACCAATGGCTCAACACGCCGCGAATCATCCATATCATCCGTTCGCACATGGAAATGCACCTATGTATCCATTAGAGGGATATACAACGCCCTATATGTTTATGCCAGACTGTGGATGCCGGGAAGGAAACATCGAGTCGGCGCCAGCCTCTCCGGGAACGCAAGAGGTAGGTAACAATCTGACTATTCCATCGCAAAATGAAGGTGCTTCTTCAAAAAAAGACGATAGCGCGTCTAAAGGCAAATCAAAAGACAACTCTAGCAGTACATCCAAGGAAGAAACATCTAAAGCCAAGGTTTCAAGTGAACACGCTACTGTTAAGAAGCATAAATCCCGTAAATCGACAGGAGGAAGATCTCGCTCCTCATCCTATAGTGCTCGTGCACGTCAAAATCCATGGATTAATGACTGA
- the thrB gene encoding homoserine kinase → MTVLKTARVRVPASTANLGPGFDTLGMALSLYAWIELKEAEQTAFHLYGDQMNGVPQDKTNLIYKVAQKVFREAGVSVPELEISMYSDIPLTRGLGSSASAIVGALVAANTLIGSPLSDSKLFDMASAIEKHPDNVGASLFGGIITAMWDGEHAKHLRIEPDANLEVMVVIPDFQLSTSKAREVLPTHVSLKDAVYNISHASMLVAALASGRTDLIAEAMRDQLHQPYRAALVPGMTEILQDAHHYGALGVALSGAGPTLLALMDQRENRKAELELYLTETMNKEGITASVLKLRPEVEGVKVYTEGNTHPFMDMIKGELTI, encoded by the coding sequence ATGACCGTTTTGAAAACAGCAAGAGTGCGCGTGCCTGCGAGTACGGCTAACCTAGGACCTGGCTTTGATACATTGGGCATGGCGTTGTCTCTATACGCATGGATTGAATTAAAAGAGGCCGAGCAGACAGCTTTCCATCTGTACGGAGATCAAATGAATGGCGTTCCCCAAGATAAAACCAATTTGATTTACAAGGTAGCACAAAAGGTTTTTCGTGAAGCAGGTGTATCTGTTCCTGAGCTGGAAATTTCGATGTACTCGGATATTCCGCTTACCCGTGGTTTGGGCAGCAGTGCTTCCGCCATTGTAGGTGCCCTGGTGGCTGCTAATACGCTGATTGGCTCGCCTCTGTCGGATTCCAAGCTATTTGACATGGCAAGCGCTATCGAAAAGCATCCGGACAATGTCGGAGCCTCTCTGTTTGGTGGTATTATTACTGCTATGTGGGATGGCGAGCATGCCAAGCACTTACGGATTGAACCGGATGCTAATCTAGAGGTAATGGTAGTTATTCCAGATTTTCAACTGTCTACGTCGAAGGCCAGAGAGGTCCTGCCTACCCACGTATCCTTGAAGGATGCTGTATATAATATAAGTCATGCTTCAATGCTGGTAGCGGCATTGGCATCGGGCCGAACAGATCTAATCGCCGAAGCGATGCGGGATCAGCTTCATCAGCCTTACCGCGCGGCACTAGTGCCGGGTATGACAGAGATCCTACAGGATGCGCACCATTATGGTGCATTGGGTGTGGCCCTTAGTGGTGCTGGACCGACATTGCTGGCATTGATGGATCAACGGGAAAATCGCAAAGCGGAGCTTGAACTGTATTTAACGGAGACAATGAACAAAGAAGGGATCACTGCGTCTGTTTTGAAATTGCGCCCAGAGGTTGAAGGGGTTAAAGTATATACAGAAGGGAATACACACCCTTTTATGGATATGATTAAAGGGGAACTTACGATATGA
- a CDS encoding homoserine dehydrogenase: MKPVKVGLLGLGTVGTGVVRIVEGNQEDLSRQVGSPIVIEKIAVKNIEKYRSIEVDTAKLTEDPWEVIRDPKIDVIIEVMGGIDQTKEYILEALERGKHIVTANKDLMALHGSEVLAKAQEKQCDIFYEASVAGGIPIIRTLIEGFSSDRITRIMGIVNGTTNYILTKMSQEGASYEEVLKEAQELGYAESDPTSDVEGLDAARKMAILGTLGFRSNVELKDVSVSGISKVTSEDIAFAKRLGYEMKLLGIAERQGDEFTINVQPTMVRKQHPLASVNGVFNAVYVHGEAVGETMFYGAGAGEMPTATSVVADLVAVVKNLKLGVNGLKAIVPYNPKKISNDEDVYFKNFVLLHVDDKAGVLAQITQVFAEFNVSLASVVQQPNETNPDAEIIIVTHLASKASMKKVLEHFETLDVIRRIKSVYRVEG, translated from the coding sequence ATGAAACCGGTCAAAGTAGGATTGTTAGGCTTGGGGACTGTAGGTACGGGAGTCGTTCGAATCGTTGAGGGTAATCAGGAAGACTTGAGCAGACAAGTCGGTTCACCGATCGTCATTGAAAAAATAGCTGTAAAAAACATAGAAAAGTATCGTTCCATTGAAGTAGACACCGCCAAGCTTACGGAGGACCCGTGGGAAGTCATTCGAGATCCTAAAATTGATGTGATTATCGAAGTCATGGGTGGGATTGATCAGACGAAGGAGTACATTCTCGAAGCGTTAGAGAGAGGCAAGCACATTGTAACGGCCAACAAGGACTTAATGGCATTGCACGGTTCTGAAGTACTGGCAAAGGCACAGGAAAAACAATGTGATATTTTTTATGAGGCTAGCGTAGCAGGTGGTATCCCGATTATTCGTACACTCATTGAAGGTTTCTCCTCTGACCGTATTACCCGCATTATGGGAATCGTGAACGGTACAACAAACTATATTTTAACTAAAATGAGTCAGGAAGGAGCCTCGTATGAGGAGGTTCTTAAGGAAGCCCAAGAGCTTGGATACGCAGAATCTGATCCGACCTCAGATGTCGAAGGATTGGATGCGGCCCGAAAGATGGCGATACTTGGGACCCTTGGTTTCCGTTCCAATGTAGAGCTCAAGGATGTAAGCGTGAGCGGCATTTCCAAGGTAACCAGTGAAGATATTGCTTTTGCTAAAAGATTAGGATATGAAATGAAATTACTTGGCATTGCAGAGCGTCAAGGTGATGAATTTACGATTAATGTTCAGCCAACTATGGTGCGCAAGCAGCATCCATTAGCTTCGGTGAACGGGGTGTTCAACGCAGTTTATGTACATGGTGAAGCGGTGGGTGAAACCATGTTTTATGGTGCAGGTGCAGGCGAAATGCCAACAGCTACATCAGTTGTGGCTGACCTGGTAGCTGTAGTGAAAAACCTCAAACTCGGCGTAAATGGGCTTAAAGCAATCGTACCCTACAATCCTAAAAAAATTAGCAATGACGAAGACGTGTATTTCAAAAATTTCGTGCTTTTGCACGTGGATGATAAAGCGGGGGTATTGGCACAGATTACGCAGGTATTTGCTGAATTCAATGTCAGTTTGGCATCTGTCGTGCAGCAACCGAATGAGACTAATCCCGATGCTGAAATTATTATCGTAACTCATTTAGCTAGTAAAGCAAGTATGAAAAAGGTTTTAGAGCATTTTGAAACTTTGGACGTGATTCGCCGCATTAAGAGTGTATATCGGGTAGAGGGATAG
- a CDS encoding ACT domain-containing protein: MKERYYLVREDILPEAIVKTIQVKLLLASGDVKTVHDAVEQVGLSRSAFYKYKDGIHLVNQLERERIVNISIDLEHQSGMLSRVLGRVADYGGNVLTIQQSIPLQGRANVVISVEMSRLSDELGVLLEGLESISGVKRVRLIGQG, from the coding sequence TTGAAAGAGCGCTATTACTTGGTACGGGAAGATATTTTGCCTGAAGCTATTGTTAAGACCATACAGGTAAAACTGCTGCTGGCTTCGGGAGATGTTAAAACCGTACATGATGCTGTGGAGCAAGTTGGGCTAAGCCGAAGCGCCTTTTATAAATATAAAGATGGCATACATTTGGTTAACCAGTTGGAGCGCGAGCGAATTGTCAATATCTCTATTGATCTAGAGCATCAATCCGGTATGCTGTCCAGGGTGCTCGGTAGAGTGGCAGATTACGGAGGTAATGTGCTGACGATCCAGCAAAGTATTCCACTGCAAGGCAGAGCCAACGTAGTCATCTCAGTAGAAATGTCCAGGCTTAGTGATGAATTGGGTGTTCTGCTGGAGGGCTTGGAAAGTATTTCTGGAGTCAAGCGGGTCCGCCTGATTGGGCAAGGCTGA
- the obgE gene encoding GTPase ObgE has product MFVDKAKIFVKGGDGGDGLIAFRREKYVPNGGPAGGDGGNGGDVIFRVDEGLRTLMDFRYQRHFKAQRGVKGRNKSQHGANAEHMIVRIPPGTVIMDDDTGEVLADMTRHGQQVVVAKGGRGGRGNIRFATPSNPAPELAENGAEGQERYITLELKVMADVGLVGFPSVGKSTLLSVVSSAKPKIGAYHFTTITPNLGVVDVGDQRNFVMADLPGLIEGAHEGTGLGHEFLRHIERTRIIIHVVDMAGSEGRDPFEDWTKINDELKQYNAALAERPQIVAANKMDMPEAEENLAHFKEQIAAIRPDLEIMPISSLTRQGVKELLYRAADLLDQIPDEPVVEEVAEVNERKVFKLDTAEDEGFTIVRENDTFVVHSPKIERMMKRMQMNSHDAILKLARTLRHMGVDAELRKRGATDGTSVRIADFEFEFVEGSSYY; this is encoded by the coding sequence ATGTTTGTAGATAAAGCGAAGATTTTTGTTAAAGGCGGTGACGGTGGAGACGGATTAATTGCGTTTCGCCGTGAGAAATATGTTCCTAATGGTGGCCCAGCTGGTGGTGACGGAGGGAACGGTGGAGATGTGATTTTCCGTGTAGATGAGGGTTTGCGCACCTTGATGGATTTTCGATACCAACGGCATTTTAAAGCCCAGCGTGGAGTAAAAGGTCGCAACAAAAGCCAACACGGAGCCAACGCAGAGCACATGATCGTCCGTATACCACCGGGAACAGTTATCATGGATGATGACACTGGTGAAGTATTGGCAGATATGACACGTCATGGCCAACAGGTCGTTGTAGCTAAAGGAGGACGCGGAGGACGCGGTAATATTCGTTTTGCTACACCGAGCAATCCAGCGCCTGAATTGGCTGAAAACGGTGCGGAGGGGCAAGAACGTTATATTACACTTGAGTTAAAAGTGATGGCTGACGTAGGCTTGGTCGGATTTCCTAGTGTAGGAAAATCTACCTTGTTGTCAGTTGTATCTTCCGCAAAACCTAAAATTGGCGCATACCACTTTACAACGATTACCCCAAATCTGGGCGTCGTAGATGTGGGGGATCAGCGGAACTTTGTGATGGCCGATTTGCCTGGTTTGATCGAAGGAGCTCATGAAGGCACTGGACTGGGTCATGAATTCCTGCGGCATATTGAGCGGACGCGAATCATTATCCATGTTGTGGATATGGCGGGCTCTGAAGGACGTGACCCGTTTGAAGACTGGACCAAAATAAACGACGAATTAAAGCAATATAATGCAGCTCTGGCTGAGCGTCCACAAATTGTGGCGGCCAATAAAATGGATATGCCGGAAGCTGAAGAAAATCTTGCTCACTTCAAAGAGCAAATTGCTGCGATACGTCCTGACCTTGAAATCATGCCTATTTCCTCTTTGACACGTCAGGGTGTAAAGGAACTGCTCTATCGGGCTGCTGATCTGTTGGATCAAATACCGGACGAGCCGGTTGTTGAGGAAGTAGCAGAAGTCAATGAACGTAAGGTATTTAAGTTGGATACGGCCGAAGACGAGGGCTTTACGATTGTACGTGAAAACGACACATTCGTAGTGCACAGCCCCAAAATTGAGCGCATGATGAAGCGCATGCAGATGAATTCGCATGATGCCATCTTAAAATTAGCAAGAACGTTGCGTCATATGGGTGTGGATGCTGAGCTACGTAAGCGTGGTGCCACAGATGGTACATCTGTACGCATTGCTGATTTCGAGTTCGAATTTGTAGAAGGTAGCAGCTACTACTAA
- the ilvE gene encoding branched-chain-amino-acid transaminase: MAEQWIYLDGQHVTKENAKVSVYDHGFLYGDGIFEGIRIYNGNIFKCKEHLERLYDSAKSIQLNIPLSPDEMLEAMAETIRLNEMRNGYIRLVVSRGAGNLGLDPLRCAKASVIIIVEQLAIYPEEAYLTGLKTISVSQRRNIPDALNPKIKSLNYLNNILVKIQSNYAGVGEAIMLNSQGYVTEGSADNIFIVKNGVLYTPPCYLGALEGITRNAIIDLCAKLGYSLKEQPFTLHDVYVADEVFFTGTAAEVIAAYEVDGRTIGSGVAGPVTLELLAEFRKIVDQDGYKVWQD; this comes from the coding sequence ATGGCAGAACAATGGATCTATCTGGATGGGCAGCATGTAACTAAGGAGAACGCAAAGGTTTCCGTATATGACCATGGTTTCTTGTACGGAGACGGTATATTTGAGGGTATTCGTATTTATAACGGAAATATTTTTAAATGTAAGGAGCATTTAGAGCGTCTGTATGATTCTGCGAAATCTATTCAGTTGAACATTCCGTTGTCTCCTGATGAAATGTTGGAAGCCATGGCTGAAACGATTCGCCTTAACGAAATGCGTAATGGATATATTCGATTGGTTGTATCCCGTGGTGCTGGAAATCTAGGTTTGGATCCCCTTCGTTGTGCAAAAGCGAGTGTCATCATTATCGTCGAGCAGCTCGCCATTTACCCGGAAGAAGCTTATTTGACAGGCCTGAAGACAATCTCTGTCTCTCAGCGTCGCAACATCCCGGATGCTTTGAATCCAAAGATTAAATCATTGAACTACCTCAACAATATCCTGGTGAAGATCCAGTCTAACTATGCTGGTGTAGGTGAGGCTATTATGCTCAATTCCCAAGGATATGTGACGGAAGGTTCTGCTGATAACATTTTCATTGTCAAAAATGGAGTGTTGTACACACCGCCTTGTTATTTGGGAGCGCTTGAGGGGATTACTCGTAATGCTATCATCGATTTGTGTGCTAAGCTTGGATATTCGCTTAAGGAGCAACCTTTTACATTGCATGATGTATATGTCGCGGACGAGGTGTTTTTTACGGGAACTGCGGCAGAAGTGATTGCAGCTTATGAAGTAGATGGTCGTACGATTGGCTCCGGTGTTGCTGGTCCAGTGACTTTGGAGCTTCTGGCTGAGTTCCGGAAGATTGTGGATCAGGATGGCTATAAAGTGTGGCAGGACTAA
- a CDS encoding Spo0B domain-containing protein codes for MFQRIRAPYLALGSILIPLVFSLLYPNALTIIILAVWAVAAACFGMWYTHRQVELERKAALRSFERTAIATLNHHRHDWMNDLQVLYGYIRMNKHDKSAAYVETIKGRVSEDSKISKLGIPSLVFYLQSFRVNAGNLQLSVKVEEELKLDAVMSPEDGESLASAVIQTVRAYQYGGGRSSWGEVRRLTLYFGMDQNDVIVRFEGSDIPTDLNILKQVRSVLGSERLRTEKLPTGDMLQIRMQCQT; via the coding sequence ATGTTCCAGCGGATAAGAGCGCCTTATCTGGCGTTGGGTTCCATTCTGATTCCTTTGGTTTTTTCACTGCTCTATCCCAACGCATTAACGATTATCATACTAGCTGTGTGGGCTGTAGCTGCTGCTTGTTTTGGTATGTGGTATACCCATAGACAGGTTGAACTTGAGCGGAAAGCTGCTTTGCGTTCTTTTGAGCGTACAGCGATAGCGACGCTTAACCATCATCGGCATGACTGGATGAATGATTTACAGGTGCTTTATGGCTATATTCGTATGAATAAGCATGATAAATCAGCTGCTTATGTGGAAACAATAAAAGGGCGGGTGTCGGAAGACAGTAAAATATCTAAGCTGGGTATTCCCTCGCTGGTGTTTTATTTGCAGTCTTTTCGCGTGAACGCCGGAAATTTACAATTGTCGGTAAAGGTTGAGGAAGAGTTAAAGTTAGACGCTGTCATGTCTCCCGAAGACGGCGAGTCGCTTGCCTCGGCCGTCATACAAACGGTGCGTGCGTATCAATATGGCGGGGGCCGGTCGTCCTGGGGAGAAGTGCGCAGATTGACACTTTATTTCGGTATGGATCAGAATGATGTTATCGTCCGCTTTGAAGGAAGTGACATACCTACCGATTTAAATATACTAAAGCAGGTCAGATCCGTACTCGGAAGTGAACGCCTTCGAACAGAGAAGCTCCCTACAGGAGATATGCTTCAAATTCGAATGCAGTGCCAGACATAA
- the rpmA gene encoding 50S ribosomal protein L27 → MLKLTLDLQLFASKKGVGSTKNGRDSRSKRLGVKRADGQAVTGGSILVRQRGTKIHPGTNVGIGKDDTLFAKVDGVVKFERWGRDRKKVSIYPIDVAPVAATVEA, encoded by the coding sequence ATGTTGAAATTGACATTGGATCTTCAGTTATTCGCATCGAAAAAAGGTGTAGGTTCCACAAAAAACGGACGTGACAGCAGATCGAAACGTCTTGGAGTGAAACGTGCTGACGGTCAAGCAGTTACCGGCGGTAGCATCTTGGTTCGTCAACGCGGAACGAAAATTCACCCGGGCACGAACGTGGGCATCGGTAAGGACGACACTCTGTTCGCGAAAGTGGACGGCGTTGTGAAGTTCGAACGTTGGGGCCGTGATCGCAAAAAGGTGAGCATCTACCCGATCGACGTTGCTCCAGTAGCAGCTACTGTAGAAGCTTAA
- a CDS encoding BofC C-terminal domain-containing protein encodes MKRLSWKKQMKRRWKQWRRAVWACTIFSAACLLAGLGVLFSNHMQAMLSHPLATPVMAEVEMEELSYSPTEDRSPQMQLLQSIRASGISRKTRLLTTYVCGTETTSLGTLSSKQLENLLKQHPDWKGRLNTKGEVWLERRVEDLSESCKERAYMGLSTDGQLTLFEGLPKKEKVIRTFFQLDIGSMETALPEGVYKQLQQGIRVQDINEYNSVISTFSDFAVERTQRVLKQHY; translated from the coding sequence GTGAAGCGATTAAGTTGGAAAAAACAGATGAAACGGCGCTGGAAACAGTGGAGAAGAGCAGTGTGGGCATGTACTATTTTTAGTGCGGCTTGTTTACTGGCAGGTTTGGGCGTTCTGTTTTCGAATCATATGCAGGCTATGCTGTCGCACCCACTGGCTACTCCCGTTATGGCAGAGGTGGAAATGGAGGAGTTATCATATAGCCCGACCGAAGACCGATCCCCACAGATGCAGCTATTGCAAAGTATTCGTGCTTCCGGTATAAGCAGGAAGACCCGTTTGTTAACTACCTACGTATGTGGCACGGAGACCACTTCCTTGGGAACGTTAAGTTCAAAGCAGCTGGAAAATTTGCTGAAGCAACATCCCGATTGGAAGGGAAGGCTTAATACTAAAGGAGAAGTGTGGCTGGAGCGCAGAGTGGAAGATTTGTCAGAGTCATGCAAAGAGCGCGCATATATGGGCTTAAGCACTGATGGGCAGCTTACACTGTTTGAAGGGCTACCTAAAAAGGAAAAAGTAATTCGTACCTTTTTTCAATTGGATATAGGGTCCATGGAGACGGCCTTGCCGGAAGGGGTATATAAACAACTTCAGCAGGGAATCCGTGTACAGGATATAAATGAGTATAACAGTGTAATCTCTACTTTTAGTGATTTTGCAGTGGAGCGAACACAGAGGGTATTAAAGCAGCATTATTGA